One stretch of Dokdonia sp. Hel_I_53 DNA includes these proteins:
- a CDS encoding MATE family efflux transporter has protein sequence MSKNSTALGTEPISKLLVQQAGPASIGILVMSLNMIVDTIFVGRWIGPLAISAITVVIPVTFFIAAIGLAIGIGGSSVLSRALGSGDDDKALRVFGNQITLTFFSSGLLAVIGLIFQDTLIEFFGADASFKDMALTYYRIVLYGIVLLAMCMMGNNVIRAEGKPKFAMFALIIPAVGNIGMDYLLINVLDYGMVGAAWATFTSYAVCFAFILWFFIVKSELRIVAECLKLKKKVVSEIAGLSGVTLARQGVISVLTILLNNVLISYGDALDVATYGIISRMLMFALFPVIGITQGFMPIASYNFGATKYSRVRESINISIKYGGALALMIFTVIMLFPGFFVSWFISDQNATAKTLTDNAALLDRTPDALRWVFAATPVIIVQLIGGVYFQAIGKAVPALFLSLSKQGFFLIPLILLLPRYFGVWGVWIAFPIADILSTLVTAYFLRRDVKKNLVVASDA, from the coding sequence TTGTCCAAAAACTCCACAGCTCTAGGTACTGAACCCATTTCAAAACTGCTTGTACAACAAGCGGGTCCAGCATCTATAGGTATACTTGTGATGTCGCTTAATATGATAGTAGATACCATCTTTGTAGGAAGATGGATAGGTCCGCTAGCGATATCGGCTATTACAGTGGTCATTCCAGTCACCTTTTTTATAGCCGCCATTGGATTAGCAATAGGGATTGGTGGGAGCTCTGTACTCTCGAGGGCATTAGGTTCTGGAGATGATGATAAAGCCTTACGGGTATTTGGTAACCAAATAACACTTACTTTCTTTTCATCTGGTTTGCTTGCCGTAATTGGACTCATTTTTCAAGACACACTCATTGAATTTTTTGGAGCAGATGCCTCTTTTAAAGACATGGCACTTACCTATTACCGCATTGTCCTTTATGGTATAGTCTTGCTAGCCATGTGTATGATGGGTAATAATGTGATAAGAGCCGAAGGTAAACCTAAATTTGCCATGTTTGCTTTAATCATACCTGCTGTAGGAAACATTGGGATGGACTATTTGCTTATTAACGTTCTAGACTATGGGATGGTAGGAGCCGCTTGGGCAACTTTTACAAGCTATGCGGTTTGTTTTGCATTTATCTTGTGGTTTTTCATCGTTAAGAGTGAACTTAGAATCGTAGCCGAATGTCTTAAACTTAAGAAGAAAGTCGTCTCAGAGATTGCAGGTTTAAGCGGGGTAACCTTAGCTAGACAGGGAGTAATTTCAGTACTTACTATTCTTCTCAACAATGTACTTATAAGTTATGGAGATGCACTTGACGTCGCCACCTACGGAATCATAAGTAGGATGTTAATGTTTGCCTTATTTCCTGTGATTGGGATAACACAAGGATTTATGCCTATTGCCAGTTACAACTTTGGGGCTACCAAATATTCGAGAGTGAGAGAAAGTATTAATATCTCTATCAAATATGGTGGTGCTCTTGCACTTATGATTTTTACGGTAATCATGCTTTTTCCAGGATTTTTTGTGTCCTGGTTTATAAGCGATCAAAATGCTACGGCAAAGACCCTTACAGATAATGCTGCACTCTTAGATCGTACGCCAGATGCGTTGCGATGGGTATTTGCAGCGACACCGGTGATTATTGTTCAGTTAATAGGAGGGGTTTATTTTCAAGCTATTGGAAAAGCTGTTCCTGCTTTGTTTTTAAGTTTGAGCAAACAAGGTTTTTTTCTCATACCTCTTATACTTCTATTACCACGCTATTTCGGCGTTTGGGGGGTTTGGATAGCCTTCCCTATTGCAGATATTTTGTCTACGCTTGTAACAGCATATTTTTTAAGACGGGATGTAAAAAAGAATTTGGTCGTAGCTTCTGACGCCTAG
- a CDS encoding WD40/YVTN/BNR-like repeat-containing protein has protein sequence MRKINLLISFLLVGLSFNSNAQTSQEETAYDALEYRLIGPFRGGRSAAVTGVPGQPDLFYMGSTGGGVWRTTNGGKEWENISDGFFGGSIGAVEVSKSDPNVIYVGGGEKTLRGNVSSGYGIWKSEDAGKTWAQSGLKESRHVPRIRVHPTNSDIVYAGVLGNIYKPTQERGVYKSIDGGKTWKRTLFSNEDSGVVDLIIDPNNPRILYATTWNARRTPYSLSSGGEGSALWKSTDSGETWKEISTNEGFAKGILGIMGITVSPVNSNRLYAMVENQEEGGLYTSTDAGTTWKKINDERKLRQRAWYYTRLYADTADENTVYVLNVRYHKSTDGGKSFSTYNAPHGDHHDLWIAPEDPNRMIIGDDGGAQVSYDGGRSWSTYMNQPTAQFYRVTTDNAFPYRIYVAQQDNSTIRIPHRTEGGSISEDDWESTAGGESAHIAVDPENNEIVYGGSYDGFLTRVNHDRNTVRSISVWPDNPMGHGVEDMKYRFQWNFPIIFSKHDPDKLYTFSQSVHVSENEGQSWKVISPDLTTNDPEKMKSSGGPITQDNTSVEYYCTIFAAAESPLKEGLLWTGSDDGLIHVTQNGGQSWENVTPKSMPVNMMINSVEPSAFEEGTAYVAGTRYKLGDFTPYLYKTTDYGKSWKKITNGIPAEHFTRVVREDPKQKGLLYAGTETGMYISFDDGMNWKSFQLNLPIVPITDLTIKNDNLIVATQGRSLWIIDDLGMLRQAAFAKAGTDTLFQPKATYRMGGRGGNKSLTEGTNHPSGVMTYFNLKDFDKENDTIALTYMTMAGDTLQSFNTAAKKEDKQLKAKKGGNLFTWDTRIDGAEKLDGMILWWASLDGPKAVPGNYKVALNVDGKVQTENFEILANPNAEATVADMKAQHTFITEVNAAVDRAHQSIKKIRKINEQLKSFTAQYEDDARTTALREKAEKMQENFGEIEKELYQTKNRSGQDPLNFPIKLTNKLGHLNSLVGMGDFAPTAQDIAVKNQLTAQINKELETFDNMLDAEVAAFNEEFNSLKLDYLFVEEAKE, from the coding sequence ATGCGCAAAATTAATTTACTTATAAGTTTCCTATTAGTAGGTCTTTCATTTAATAGTAACGCTCAGACTTCTCAAGAAGAAACTGCCTACGACGCTCTAGAATATCGCCTTATTGGCCCTTTTAGAGGAGGGCGTAGTGCAGCAGTCACTGGAGTGCCTGGGCAGCCAGATCTTTTTTATATGGGAAGCACTGGAGGCGGTGTATGGCGCACAACTAATGGCGGTAAAGAATGGGAGAATATTTCAGATGGTTTCTTTGGCGGAAGTATAGGTGCGGTGGAAGTTTCCAAAAGCGACCCTAATGTTATTTATGTAGGAGGTGGTGAAAAAACTCTGCGTGGTAATGTGTCTTCTGGTTACGGGATTTGGAAATCTGAAGATGCGGGGAAAACGTGGGCGCAGTCTGGACTTAAAGAAAGTAGACATGTGCCTAGAATACGGGTGCATCCCACAAACTCAGATATCGTCTATGCAGGGGTTTTGGGTAATATCTATAAACCTACACAAGAGCGTGGTGTTTATAAAAGTATTGATGGTGGAAAAACCTGGAAAAGGACACTGTTTTCAAATGAAGACAGTGGTGTTGTAGACTTGATCATTGACCCAAATAATCCACGTATTTTATATGCAACTACTTGGAATGCACGTAGAACTCCGTACAGCTTAAGCTCTGGAGGAGAAGGGTCTGCACTATGGAAAAGTACAGACAGTGGGGAGACATGGAAAGAAATTTCTACCAACGAAGGATTTGCAAAAGGTATTTTAGGAATTATGGGTATTACCGTTTCTCCAGTAAATAGTAATCGCCTGTATGCGATGGTAGAAAACCAAGAAGAGGGCGGATTATACACCTCTACAGATGCTGGTACTACTTGGAAAAAAATTAATGATGAGCGTAAGCTACGTCAACGCGCTTGGTATTACACTCGTTTATATGCAGACACAGCAGATGAGAATACGGTATACGTATTAAATGTGCGTTACCACAAATCAACTGATGGTGGTAAATCATTTAGTACCTACAACGCGCCTCATGGTGATCACCATGATCTATGGATCGCTCCAGAAGATCCTAATCGTATGATTATAGGAGATGATGGAGGTGCACAAGTATCTTATGATGGTGGCCGCTCGTGGAGTACTTATATGAACCAACCTACGGCGCAATTTTATAGAGTAACTACAGATAATGCATTTCCATATAGAATTTATGTGGCGCAGCAGGATAATAGTACGATACGTATTCCGCATAGAACCGAAGGGGGAAGCATTAGCGAGGATGACTGGGAGAGCACCGCTGGTGGTGAAAGTGCACATATTGCTGTAGATCCAGAGAACAATGAGATTGTGTACGGTGGTAGTTATGATGGCTTCTTAACGCGTGTGAATCACGATAGAAACACAGTCCGATCTATTTCAGTATGGCCAGACAACCCTATGGGTCACGGTGTAGAAGATATGAAATACCGCTTTCAGTGGAATTTCCCAATCATTTTCTCAAAACACGACCCAGATAAATTATACACCTTCTCACAGAGTGTTCACGTGAGTGAGAATGAAGGGCAGAGCTGGAAAGTCATTAGCCCGGACCTTACGACTAATGACCCAGAAAAAATGAAATCGTCTGGTGGACCCATTACTCAGGATAATACGAGTGTAGAATATTACTGTACCATTTTTGCAGCAGCAGAGTCGCCACTTAAGGAAGGGTTATTGTGGACAGGGAGTGATGATGGTTTAATACATGTTACTCAAAATGGCGGTCAGTCTTGGGAGAATGTTACCCCTAAGAGTATGCCCGTAAATATGATGATTAATAGTGTAGAGCCATCTGCTTTTGAGGAAGGAACGGCGTATGTTGCTGGGACACGTTACAAACTGGGAGATTTTACACCTTATTTATACAAAACAACCGACTACGGGAAGTCATGGAAAAAAATCACTAACGGAATTCCAGCCGAGCATTTTACAAGAGTTGTACGTGAAGACCCTAAGCAAAAAGGTCTCCTTTACGCAGGAACAGAAACCGGAATGTATATCAGTTTTGATGATGGTATGAACTGGAAATCATTTCAGTTAAACCTGCCTATTGTTCCTATTACAGATCTTACCATTAAGAACGACAACCTTATTGTAGCTACACAAGGGCGTAGTCTTTGGATTATTGATGACTTGGGGATGTTGCGTCAGGCCGCTTTCGCGAAAGCGGGAACCGATACATTATTCCAACCCAAAGCTACCTACCGAATGGGTGGCCGTGGTGGCAATAAGAGCCTTACCGAAGGGACAAATCATCCAAGTGGCGTGATGACGTACTTTAATTTGAAAGATTTTGACAAAGAAAATGACACCATTGCGCTTACCTATATGACCATGGCTGGCGATACATTACAGTCTTTTAATACCGCTGCAAAAAAGGAAGACAAACAATTAAAAGCTAAAAAAGGAGGGAATCTTTTTACTTGGGACACCAGAATTGATGGTGCCGAAAAGCTAGACGGCATGATTTTATGGTGGGCAAGTCTAGACGGACCTAAAGCCGTACCAGGAAATTATAAAGTAGCGCTCAACGTTGACGGGAAAGTACAAACTGAGAACTTTGAAATACTTGCAAACCCTAATGCAGAGGCAACTGTAGCAGATATGAAAGCGCAGCATACTTTTATAACAGAGGTAAATGCAGCGGTTGATCGTGCACACCAAAGTATCAAGAAAATTAGAAAGATAAATGAGCAATTGAAATCTTTTACAGCGCAATATGAAGATGATGCTCGCACGACAGCGTTACGTGAAAAAGCTGAAAAAATGCAGGAAAATTTTGGCGAGATTGAAAAGGAGCTATACCAAACTAAAAACCGATCAGGGCAAGACCCGCTTAACTTCCCCATTAAATTAACTAACAAACTTGGTCACCTCAATAGCCTGGTAGGGATGGGAGATTTTGCGCCAACGGCGCAGGATATAGCCGTTAAGAATCAACTCACTGCTCAAATTAATAAGGAACTAGAAACATTTGACAATATGCTAGATGCTGAGGTAGCTGCGTTTAATGAAGAATTTAATAGCTTGAAATTAGATTATTTGTTTGTGGAGGAAGCAAAGGAGTAA